TTAAATAAAGAGTTAGAATCTTTGCATAGAGCCTTTAAAAAAGTTAAAGGTAAAACCTTTGGACAAAAAGAAATCACACTAAAAACATACTATAAAGATGGAAAGAAAATAAAAGAAAAAAAGATAAATCAAAGTATGAACAAAATAGAGATTTATGCTTTTGATAGTCTAACTGAATTAAAAGTTATCTTAGCACATGAAATAGCCCATTTAGTTGGAATCCCTCATATAAATGCAAAAAATGCACTTATGAACCCAATCTTGCAAAAAAATCAAATCAAACATTTAAAATTAACAAAAGAAGATATTATAAATTTTAAACAAAATTTTTAGCTTATTTTTTACTTGCTCAAAGTATTTTTACAGTAAATATTAAAAACTAGATAAAGTAATTGGCATATTCTTGTTTCATTAATTTTATTTACTGAAAAAGTTGTAAATAATGGTATGATTCTCAATTACTTTCTGCTTTTAGAAATAGTTGCATAAGTAGTGAGTTTTAGGGATATAGTAGGTGCTGTGATAAAAGTTATTAAAGTAATATTTTAATACTTCTTTCTCATAGTAGTTTTAAGAACACTTAAGGGCAAGAACCCCTAAGTATTTTATATAAAAAGGACCAAAGTGAAAAAGTTATTATTATTAATACCTTTTATGTTTTTTGTATTACAAGGTTGTGGAGATAAAAAAGTTGAAGATAAAGTAAGTAGTGTAAAAGAGAGTATCCAAGATAAAACTGAAGATGTTGCAGATAAAGGTGAAAAAGCTATAGAAGATGGTGTTGATAAAACAAAAGATGCTATGGGTGAAATGAAAGATGATGTTACAGAAAAAACAGAAGATATCATTAACAAAACTGAAGATACAGTAAATGAAGCTAGTGATAAAGTAGAAGATTCTATTGATAAAGCTAAAGATAGTGTTGAAGAAAAAATGAGTGATGAAAAAGAGAGTAAAGAATAAACTTTTTTACAAAAGAATATGAGATATAAAAATGCATATGTAGAAAAAGTATGAGCAAAACTTGATGAGTTGAGTGAAAAAATTAAATCTACAATATCAAAATTTTAACACTAAAAAAGAGTGAAAATAATAATTATCTTCACTCTTCTTCAAAATTATTTTGTGAAAAGTCATAACTATTTACATGATTATCTATATGTTCTGTTAAGGCTAATTTATACTCATTTACAAAATACTCTAATATCTTTTCTTTTTCATTTGCCATATCTTCGGCACTTTCAAAAGAAGTTGCTGCTATCCAAGCGTTAAATCTTGCTGCTCCATACATAAATGAAGCACTTACTTCACCTTGAGTTATCTCTTGATTCAATTGTTCATTTGCTAGTGATATATGCTCGTCTGCTCTTTTTAAAAATCCATTATTTTTTGTAGCCATATTTCTTTCCTTGATTTTTTGTATTATATTTAAATTTTACTTCTAATTATATTTTTCACTCTTTATAGTGTATACTATTAAAAATATTTTATAAGGCTTCTTCTTATATGCTAAATTCTTCTGAAAGTAATGACTTTAAATCTCTTGTTTTAAACAAAACGCCATTAATAGATGTTAGGGCTCCAATTGAGTTTAAAAAAGGTTCTTTTCCTTATTCTGTAAATTTACCTCTTATTACGGATGAAGAGAGACATCTAATTGGTATCAAATATAAAAATTTTGGAAATGAAGAAGCTGTTATGCTCGGGCACAAATTTGTTTCTGGAGAAGTAAAAGAAAAGAGAATAAAAGCTTGGCTTGATTTTAAAAAAGATAATCCCAATGCTATGTTATATTGTTTTAGAGGAGGACAACGTTCTAAAATAGTCCAAGAATGGATAAGTGAATATATTCCTGAGATTATAAGATTAAAAGGAGGGTATAAAGCTTTTAGAAACTATTTGATGAACGAAATAGATAACTCACCCAAATACTTTAATCCTCTTATTTTAGGAGGACATACAGGTAGTGGGAAAACTATTCTTTTAAAAAAAATAGAAAACTCTATTGATTTTGAAGGTTTAGTAAATCACAGAGGTTCTTCCTTCGGCAAAAAAATCACAGGACAACCTTCTCAAATAGATTTTGAAAATTCTTTAGCTTATGAGTTAATTCAAAAAGTCAATAAAGGTTTTATGAATTTATTATTTGAAGATGAAGGTAAATATATAGGAAGTATTAATATTCCAAAAAATTTGGCAGAGTATTTATCTCAAGGCTCAATGTTAGTTCTTGAAACATCATTTGAAGAAAGAATAAGTATCACTTTTGATGAGTATATTTTAAACGCTCAAAAAGATTATAAAAAAGAGTTTGAAGAAGATTATTTTGTTTTTTGGATTAATGACATGCAAACTGCTATGAAAAGAATAGAAAAAAGGTTAGGAAGTATGAGATACAAAGTTCTAAATGAATTATTTATAGAAGCCCTTAATTTCCAGAATAAAAAGGGAAGTTTAGAGAAGTATAAAAATTGGATAGCATATCTTCTAAAAGAGTATTATGATCCAATGTATGAGTATCAACTTGAAAAGAATAAAAAAAAGATACTATTAAAAGGCTCTTCAAGTGTGATTTTAGATTATTTACAAACTCTTAAACTTCCTTAGTTTTATTATATTTTTTTTAGTTTTTTATAACCATCTGTAATAAGTTTTAAAAGTGGTTTTCTATAAGAATCAAATACATACTTTTTGATTTCATATGCGATTCTTCCTTTCACATGAAATAATCCATAAATACTTCCCGCAGCATATTTACCACCAAGGGCAATCAATATTCCTTCAAGTTTTGGATTAGCTTTTTCAAGTCTTTTTTTATTGATTAGATTTAATATATTTTTACCTGCATTAATACCGCTAATTCTTGCAATTGTAACATTTGGAGGCATTATTTCATCTTTTCTATTTTTGATTTGAGCTACATCTCCAATAGCGAAAATATTTTCATATTTGCTTGTTTGCATATATTCATTTACTATAATTTGACCTTTTGAGTTCTTTTCAACATCAAGTTCAGAAGTTATTTTAGATGCTTCAACTCCACCTGTAAAGATAAGAAAGGAATGGTCTATTTTAGTTCCATTTGTAAAGTATGCAAGATTATCTTCACATCTTTGAAGTTTTGTATTTGTAATTACTTTAATACCAAGTGATTTAAGTCTTTCATGTGATATAGCTACCAATTTAGAATCTAATCCTGGTAAAATAGTATCAGCACTACTAATTAGAGAAATTTTCAAGTTATCACAAGTAAAGTTTCCTCTTTTGAAAAACATTTTAGAGTTATATGCCATTTCAGCAGCTATTTCAACTCCTGATAATCCAGCTCCCACCACTACAATATGTGTGTCATCACATTTTTTTGCTTCATCTTGAATCTTTCTGAAAAGTTGATTTTCAAAACTTTGTTTAAAATATACTGCCCAATTAAGTTTCTTGATGTCATGGGCATTATTTAGTCCTGGGATTACATGTGGGAAGTAAGTTCTTGTTCCTGCTGCCATTATTAAATAATCAAACTCAACTATTTCTTTTTCTTCTGTGTATATTTTTTTCTTTAGGGAATCTATTTGCGTCACTTTTAAATTTTTATACTCTAAATAACTATGTTTTAGTCCCATACATAAAGTTGTTAAGTCAATAGTTACATCAGCTATATTAGACTTATTTGCAATTAAGTCATAAACTTCTGGTTGTAGATTATGAAAAGTATGTGTATCTATAAGTGTTATTTTAATATCTTTATTTTTTACTAACTCTCTTAATGCATAAATACCAGCATATCCACCACCAATAATTACTACTTTTTCCATATGTATCTTTCCCTCTTTATTTAACTGTTCTAATTTTTTTGTATTGTATAAAAAGATTTTTCCCTTTTAGCTTAAAAATTCTTTAAATTTTAATATTTATGAGTATTTTATACACATATTTTGTATAAAATTTAAATAATTAATATATTTAATTATTACTTAAGATAAAAATAATTTATATATTTCCTAAAAACTTTTTAGATATAATTCAAAAATTTTAAATTTATTAGGAAATAAAAATGAAAATAGCAATTTTATCAGATATCCACTCAAATGTTTATGCTTTGCAAGCAGTAATTAATGATGCAAAAAGTAAAAATGTTGATATGATGATAAATGCAGGTGACTCTTTTTATGGACCAATAGAACCAAGAGCTACTTATGAATTATTGAGAGAAAACAACTTTGTAAATATCTGTGGAAATCAAGATAGAGAGATTTTAGAGGCTTCTTTAGAACAGCTAGAAAATAATCCTACTTTAAAATATGTATATGAAAACCTAGGTGAAGAGGTTTTATATTGGATACAAGACTTGCCTTTTGAAAAGTTTTTAGGAAAAGATTTGTATGTAACTCATGGGACACAACATGATGATAGTGTTTATTTACTTGAAGATGTAAGTAGTGGAAAAGTACAATTAAGAGATGACAAAAAGATAATTGAACTTCTTGATGATGTAGAATCTAAGTTTGTAATTTGTGGACACTCTCATACTCCTAGATGTGTAAACTTAAGTACAGGACAAGTGGTGATAAATCCAGGTTCAGTAGGCTTGCAAGCTTATAAAGATAATCTTCCAAATGAACATATCATAGAAAATGCTTACCCAGAAGCTACATATATAATACTTGAAGTAAATTCAAGTGAATATAATATTGAGTTAGTAAAAGTTGCTTATGATTATGAAAAAGCAGCTTCAATAGCTGAGTCTAATGGAAGAGAAGATTGGGCTTATACTATTAGAACTGGAAAGTTATTTCCAAGCTCATGAAAAAAGATATAAATTTATATTTTGATAAAGAGTGTCCTTTTTGTAATTACTATGCAAAGTACAATCTACTAAGAACTAATCATAATCTTAATCTTTATAACGCAAGAGAATATCCTCAAAAAATAAAACTCTTAAGAGAAAAAGGTTTTGATATTAATGCTGGTATTATCATTGAAGTTGATGAAGAGATATTTCAAGGCTCAAATGCTGTAAAACAATTAAATAAACTATCTACTAAAGAAATAAAAATATTGAATACAAAGTTATTTTCTATATTTTTATACCCAATTATAAAATCAATTAGAAAAGTAGTTCTATTTATTCTAAAAAAAGATTTTAAAATTAAATAAATAATATTATACTCAAAATATATAATATTATTTATTCTATTTAATTCCTATAATATGTCATAATTAATATTATTTAATATAGTATTAATTATTTTTTCAGAAAAATAATATTAAAATACTAAATATCAAAAAAAGGAAAAATGTGAAAAAATTATTTATGTTAGTTTTTATTTTGGGAATTTCTCAATTTGGTTTTGCCTCAGATCATGGCAATAATATTAAAGTAGAAACTGTTGCTAAGACAACAAAAAGTTGGGATGGTACAACTCTTCCCCATTATATAAAAGGTCAACCTGAAGTTACTATTTTAAAGATTACAATCCCTCCACATACTAAATTAGCGTGGCATAAGCATACAGTTATAAATGCAGGTATTTTATTAAAAGGTCACCTTACTGTAAAAAGCGAAACTAATAAAGTTTTAAATCTTAAAGCTGGAGATTCTATTGTAGAATTAGTGGAGACCTATCATTATGGTGTAAATGATTATGATGAACCTGCTGTAATTGTTGTTTTTTATGCAGGTGAAAAAGGTAAACCAATTACTCTTTTAAAACAAAAATAAATCTTCCTCTGGGAAGATTTATTTATCTTCTTCCAACTTCTTTCTTTGTTACTTCCCCTTTATGATATTTTATATATAATCTATCTTTTATTTTAAAACAAAAGGAACCTAAATATGAAAATTGCAGTTTTTTGTGGATCAAGTGCAGGTAATAATATAAAGTATATAAATGCTACAAAACAACTAGGTAAATATTTCGCACAAAATAATATAGATGTAGTTTATGGTGGTGGAAATGTTGGACTTATGGGTGCAATTGCAGATTCAGTTATGGAAAATGGTGGAAAAGTTTATGGAGTAATTCCTGAAAAACTAAAAGAAAAAGAGTTAGCTCATACAGGAATAACTGACTTAAAAGTAGTTTCAAATATGCATGAAAGAAAAGCTGCAATGGCAGAGATGGCTGATGCCTTTGTAGTACTTCCAGGTGGTGCTGGAACTTTAGAAGAGACTTTTGAAGTTTGGACTTGGGCTTTACTTGGTTTTCATAATAAACCTTGTGCTTTTTTTAATATAAATGGATTTTATGATAAATTATTTGAGATGATAGATAACATGTGTGAAGCAGAGTTTTTAAGAAAAGAGTATTCTGACATGCTTATAAAAACAGATAATCAAGAAGAACTACTAAAAGCTATAAAAGAGTACATACCGCCAAAACAAAAGTGGTAAATTAAATTTGGAAAAAGAATGATAGAATTTATAAAAAAGATACCAAAAGCAGAACTACACTTACATATTGAAGGCTCACTGGAGCCTGAACTTATGTTTGAACTTGCAAAAAGAAATAATATAAAGATACCTTACAACTCTGTAGAAGAAGTAAGAGCTGCCTATGATTTTACAAACTTACAATCCTTTTTGGATATTTATTACTCAGGAGCAAATGTACTTCTTCATAAAAAAGATTTTTATGATTTGACTTGGGCTTATATTTTAAAATGTGTACAAAACAGTATAATCCATACAGAGATATTTTTTGACCCACAAACACATACTCAAAGAGGTGTATCTTTTGATACGATTATTTTAGGAATAAGCCAAGCTTTAGAAGATGCCAAAGAGAAGTTTGGAATCACTTCAAATATTATTATGTGTTTTTTAAGACACTTAAGTCAAGAAGAGGCTTTAAAAACTTTTGAAGAGTCTTTACCTTTCAAAGATAAGATTATAGGTGTTGGACTTGATTCCTCAGAACTTGGACATCCTCCTTCAAAATTTAAAGAAGTGTTTAAAAAAGCAAAAGATGCAGGATTTAAACTTGTGGCTCATGCGGGAGAAGAGGCTGATTATTCGTATATTTATGAGGCTTTAGATTTATTGGATATCCAAAGAATCGACCATGGAGTACAAGCAGTTCATTCAAAAGAGTTAATGGAAAGATTAAAAAAAGAGCAAACACCTTTGACCGTTTGTCCAAACTCAAATATTGAGTTGAAAGTTTTTGAAAACTATAAACAACACAATGTAAAGCAACTTTTAGATTATGGACTAAATGTCACAATAAACTCTGATGATCCAGCATATTTTAAAGGTTATTTAAATGATAACTTTATAAATTTATATGAAAATATAGACTTAACAAAAGAAGATATTATAAAACTTGTTAGAAACTCTTTTAACTCTTCTTTTATTTCAGATGAGTTAAAAAAAGAATATCTAATAAAACTTGATAATTTTTTAGAAAATAAATAGGATAAATTATGAATAAAATCAAAGAGATATTAAAAAGTCAAAAAATAGTAATAATAGATGGGGCAACAGGAACTGAGTTAGAGAGAAAAGGTTATGACATCAATGACTCACTTTGGTCAGCTAAGTTTCTTATGGAAAATCCAAAAGCTATTTATGAAGTTCATAAAGACTATTTAGAAGCTGGAAGTGATTGTATTACAACTTTAAGTTATCAAGCTACATTTGAAGGCTTTAAAGAGCGAGGATTAAATGAAGTCCAAGCAAAAGAGCTTTTGCAATCTTCTATAAAATTAGCCATAGAAGCAAGAGATGAATTTTGGGCAAGCAATGAATCAAAGAGTAGAATAAAACCACTTGTAGCAGCTTCTGTTGGTCCTTATGGAGCATATTTAGCAGATGGTTCAGAGTTTAGAGGTAATTATGGATTAAGCCAAGAAGAGCTTGTAAACTTTCATAGAAAAAGAATGCAAGCTTTGATTGAAGCAAAACCAGATTTATTGGCTTGTGAGACAGTTCCTTGTCTAATAGAAGCAAAAGCTTACGTAAAACTTCTCGAGGAGTTTCCTTCAACTCAAGCTTGGATAACTTTTAGTGCAAAAGATGGAAAACATATAAATAGTGGTGAAAGTATTAAAGAGTGTGCAAAGTTTTTAGATAATAAAGAACAAGTTGTAGCTATTGGTATAAATTGTACAGCACCACAATATATTGAATCTTTAATCTCACAGATTAAAGAAGTCTCAACAAAACCAATTATTGTTTATCCAAATGGGGGCGCTGCTTATGATGGAGCAACTAAAACTTGGAGTACACAAGCTAATACAAAAGATTATGGGAAAATGGCACATCTGTGGTATGAAAAGGGTGCAAGTGTGATTGGTGGATGTTGTCAAACTACACCAAATGATATAGAACAAATCTCATCTTGGGTTAGAAATTAAAGAGTTAGTCAGATATAATACAAAATCTCAAAATAGGTTAAACAATGGCAAAAAGCTTAAATACAAATAGTGTAAAAAGTGTAAAATCAGAAAAAATAGCAGCAACTGCAAATCAAAATAAAAATCCAGTAAAAGTTGGATTCTCACAAGAAAGATACGAAAATGAACAAGTTGTAAATGCTAGAAAAGCTGCAAACTTAGCACTAGCCAAAGAAAAAGCGAAGAAAAAAGCAAAAATGGCAAAGGCTTCTAAGAAAAAAAACAAAAAATAGTTTCTAAATAAAAGGGAAAAAATATGAGTATTGATACTTTTTTAATATATTCAGTGATTGCATTTTTATATGTATTAAGTCCCGGTCCCGCCGTGATGTTAGCTATTGTAAATGGTATAAGAACTGATATGAAAACAGTAGCAGTATCATCTTTTGCCAATATACTTGGCTTAGCTGTTTTATCAACTGCTTCAATTTTAGGTCTTGGAGTATTGATTTTAACTTCAGCTACACTTTTTTTAATAGTAAAAATTATAGGTGCTTTTTATCTTATATATTTGGGTATAAAGTTTTTACGAAACAGAGGTATTTTAAATATAGATGAGATGGAAAAAAATGTTAAACAAAAAAGTAGAAAATCATACTTTTTTGAATCATTTTTTGTAGCAGTTACAAACCCAAAACCAATTATCTTTTTTACAGCAATATTTCCTCAGTTTTTAAATCTACATGAGGCTATTGCTCCTCAATTTTTTATTATGACGGGAGAGTTTTTATTCTTCTCATTTTTTGGACTTTGTACTTATGCTTTTTTATCTAAAAAGTCAAAAGCACTATTAAGCAATGAAAAAAGAATGTATTGGTTTAATAAGTTTACAGGTGGATTATTTATATTTTTAGGATTAGGTTTATTAAGAATTAAAAATCATGCCTAAAAGGCGAAGTTATTAGATAATAACTTCACCTTTTTCTTTTGCTCTATATTCATCTATTTTAAATGTATCATTTGCAATAACTCTTGGAGTGGCTTCTTTGTATTGATTTACTAATTTATTGATAGTTTTTAATTCATCATCATCAAATAAATCTTCATCATAATCTATACCAATTTCTACAAAGTGAAGTTCTGTAAAGTTTTCTCGCTCAATAATATCAATGTCCATATTATCAAGTAGTTCTTGAATAAAGAATACTCTATCATCTTCATCTTCTAATACTTCTTCTGTTGCTATTATTTCAAAAAGTTCTGATAGTAGTTTTGGCTCAGGACTTCTAGAACCTTTTATGTACTCATCACCAAATATCTTTTTGCCACAATATTTAAGATGGTTATAATCCATCAAAAAAAGAAGAATCGATAATTTCTTATCATTTAACAATTTTACTTGTTTGTGTAACATATATAAAATTACATTTGCTACTTTTGTCATATCCATATTTGAACAGTCCTTTTATTTAATTATCGAAGTATACAAAATAAAACATAAAGATATTAAATCTTCCAATGTATTAATTTACTATTATTTACATTTTCTTTAACTTTGTTACAAAGTTGTGGAAAAAATAGTAAAAAATCCTCTTCAATCTCATCAATATTTTCACAAACTATTTCATAATATCTACTTACATTATCCCTCTTTAATACTCGAAAAGAGATTCTTCTATCGACTCTGTTAAAGGATTGGTTTAAGTGCTCCAAGCTTTGGTATTTATTTAATAAGTCAAATTCTATTAGGCTTTTTAGCTTTTGTTTTGCTTCATCTGGCAAAGTATGCATATTTGCATTTGCTTTTATGTAAAAGTCATCTAAAAACTTATCAAGAGTTATATTTGAGTATCTGTGCCAGTTTTTTGTAAGCAAATAATCATAAGTCAAGTCAATAACAACAGCTTTTAGTAAACCACTGTTTCCAAGTCTATTTTTGCTTTGTTTAAAAGTAGGGTGATTATCTGTATAGGAGTCTATTAGTTTATGTATTTTCATTGCTTTTTTTATATCTTCATTTGCACCTTCCCATGCTTTTGCTTTTAAAGGGTCAGCTAAATAATTGCCAATTTGAAAATCTATATTGTGTTCTGATAAAAATATATGTGCAAGCCAATTCATAAGAATAGATTACAAAAGTTTACTTAAATAAAAAGTAAACTTTTGTGATTAGAAATTTTTTAAATATTATAATCAGGTGGAGTATCATTCCACTCAAAGATAAAACACATAGGAAGTTTTCCAGATTTGTTTAGTATCTTAGCAGTTATTACACCTGAGATAAATATTGAAGCAATGGCTAAAAATGATGCAAAAGCTAAAGTTGACATTCCTGTTAGTCCTTGTCCAATGGTACAACCAATAGACAAAATACCTCCAACACCCATCAATGCACCACCAATCATATTATAAGTAACTCTATTAACTTTTTGTGTTGCAGTACATCCAAAGCTATATTTTTTATTGAAAAATGACATAAAAAAAGAACCTAACATAACTCCACATAATAAGGCAATAGGGAAAGTGAAATAATTTACTTGATAAAACATAAATAACTCTAAACTCTTAGAAGTAGGGTAAACAAAACTGATACCAGAAAGATCAATTAGTCTTTCCATACTATCTTGACCAAGTACTCCTGTTATTGTCCATGCAGCAGCTATAATTAGCCCAATTAAAAAACCATCTATTAGTGTAAATATTCTTTTTACTTTTTTTGCTAAAACTAATAAAATCACAAATAAAATTCCTACGACAAGATATATATTCATAGTACTATTTTCTATCATTGAAGAGAGTTCTAAAAGAGTTTTATTCTGTGTAAATGGAGTTAAAAAACCTTGAATAAGACCTTTTGCAGTTGCAAATCCAAAGATTCCTATGAATATCAAAGTAATAAGTGATTTTGAATCACCTTGTCCAAACTTGATTAGGTGTCTATTGCTACAACCATCAGCTATCATCATTCCTGTACCAAACAATAAACCACCAAATATAACAACAAAGTAATTAACATCTTGTTTGTAGTAAACTGTTTTTGTAAAATCTAAGTCAAAATAAGAGCCTACAATTTTAGTAGAAATTATTGCAACAATCATTGCAAATACAACAGAAGCACCTCTTCTTGTAGATTTTAATAAGATATAATCTTTGATTGAGCCACTAAAGCAGAATTGATTTTTTTGAGCTACTATTCCAAATAACATACCTAGACCAAGACCTAAAATATTTATTATTTCATATATTTCTAAATCGAACATTGTTCCCCTAACTTATAATTATAGTTTATCTTTCTAATAAAGGGCGATTATATTAAATATAAACTATAAAATAAGTTAGGCAGAATAATTAGATAAATATATACGGGAATTTTTTAAATTTAAATCTCTTGATTGTCAGTTCTCATATCTTCTAAGCCCTCAAGAATATCAGAAGCTTGCTCTTGAGTGATAGTTTCATTTTCTATATCAAGTAAAACATCGTCAAAGTATTTTTTTACTTCCTTCATATATTTTAACTCATCTTTCAACTCTTTAGAGTTTTTCTTTTTCTCTAAATTTGTTTCAAGTTCTTTGATATTTTCATTTACTTCTACTAAAACATCAGTTTTTAGTAAGTTTTCTAAATCTTTTATATAATCCATTTTTTATCCTTTCTTTTTAGCTATTTGTAGATATCTTTATTACTACTTTATAAATTTGCTCCGTTTTATCAACTTTTATACAAGGTTGATGTCCATCACTTGGATAAAAAATGGCTAATTCTTTTTCTTTTATATGTAAAGATGAAAATTCATTTTTTGTGCTGTATTTTGTAAAATCTTTTTCTTCATTATAAGCTTCAGTAATTTCAAGATCATCTATATGTGATACATCCATTATTTCAGAGCCTTTTACTATATATTGAATATCAATATATTTTTTATGTGATTCAAAAAAACACTCACTTCTAGGCTTTGAAAAATATGTTTGTTTTAAAACAAACATATTTTCATTGATAAGCTCTTTTACACAGTCACCATTTTTTATTTCAAAAATATCATTA
This portion of the Arcobacter nitrofigilis DSM 7299 genome encodes:
- a CDS encoding YeeE/YedE family protein — encoded protein: MFDLEIYEIINILGLGLGMLFGIVAQKNQFCFSGSIKDYILLKSTRRGASVVFAMIVAIISTKIVGSYFDLDFTKTVYYKQDVNYFVVIFGGLLFGTGMMIADGCSNRHLIKFGQGDSKSLITLIFIGIFGFATAKGLIQGFLTPFTQNKTLLELSSMIENSTMNIYLVVGILFVILLVLAKKVKRIFTLIDGFLIGLIIAAAWTITGVLGQDSMERLIDLSGISFVYPTSKSLELFMFYQVNYFTFPIALLCGVMLGSFFMSFFNKKYSFGCTATQKVNRVTYNMIGGALMGVGGILSIGCTIGQGLTGMSTLAFASFLAIASIFISGVITAKILNKSGKLPMCFIFEWNDTPPDYNI
- a CDS encoding YhcH/YjgK/YiaL family protein; protein product: MAIFGKLDCIKNQIKEDNFQLAFNYLENISNDIFEIKNGDCVKELINENMFVLKQTYFSKPRSECFFESHKKYIDIQYIVKGSEIMDVSHIDDLEITEAYNEEKDFTKYSTKNEFSSLHIKEKELAIFYPSDGHQPCIKVDKTEQIYKVVIKISTNS